GATCATCCTCTGTgaaaacaagcacacacagtAAAGAGATGTTACACGCATGAGTGTTAGTGGGTCTTGATTTAGACGCCATCAAGCCACAACTGTGAAGCAAAGCGGTATTTTTAgtagaaaaaagccaaaaaaaaaggaacatttttggAAAGGATATATGATTTTCAACACGAAAAATTACAAGATTTTgattaaaatgtgataaaatctTGCAAATGTTGCTGTTGAGAAGCACTTTGTGGAGGTTTTGTCTCATTCTGCAAGATTTTCCAAGCGTGGATTTCACAAATATTCAGATCAGTTGGATATTTTCTCATGTTTCGGTCGATTACACATGTTTAAAGGCATCATTTAAAGTTAACCAGAAGCGAAAGGGTTAAACTAGAGGCAGCGTCAGAGCTTTCAGTCCACAGTAGTGGTGCTGAAATCAGACAGAGGTGGATGTTTAGGGCGTTTTTGTGGGTAAATTACTGCCCCCTGTGGTGGTCACGGGGATTTAAACAGAAaggaaagcaaaacaaatctCAGCGGTGGATCACAGAGGCCTGTTTAATCCTGCTCAGGTCCTCAACTCAACACCGCTGTTgggattgtgtgtttgtgtcataaTCTCTGAGTGTGTAACACGTGGTGTTACAAAAAGATAAGAGGATGCTAAACACACCCACTGTCcacctcctctgttctctgttcaaCATCAGGACTGCACTTGTAGAAAAAACACATATGATCTTATTTCAACAAATATTGAATGTCAATGGAGATTTTATTGCtaatttcagtttgaaattgACAGATCTGTTGTCCTCCTTTGAATGAACACATTCCTCTGGGTAGCAGCTCCTGTTATATAATAAACAAGTTCTTCAGCTCAGTCAGTGTGAGGAGTTTGTGTTCCGCCCAGTCAACAGCTGCTTCCTCATTCAGCTCACTGCTGCTGAGGAGCTATCAGCTCGGTCCATAGAAACACATTGACACCCGCCTGGTGCTGAAAGACTCCAGTGCTGCTGAGGCTGTTAACTCTTTCACTGCTGAAAACTGCAGCTAGTGACAGACAAAAATCTGCTCTCTTCCTGGTTCAGATTGACAAAACAAGCCCAGAGCAGTAACATTCAGTGTTGGATGCATCTACAGCTGCCTAAATATTGTGACTCCAACATGCTGCTGCTCCTCACATATTTCTCCGTCTCGCtgctttaaagacatttttccaGCTATCTGCCCTCAGACATTAGCTATAAATAGCAGCTGTCCCATAAATGGACTCAGTTTAGTGCAGGCAATAGTGCAGCTACTGCTGAGGGAACCCAGATAATCATAAGACAAAAGAAAATCAACAtgacatacatttaaaaagacagagaTCCAGGAAAACCTTGGACTTGTtgggttttgtattttttggggTCAAAACATAGTTAAAAatcatttcatattcatttaattgttgTAGATTTATACCTAAGTTTGCTCAGTTCATCTCCGTCATGTATTACAGTCAGTTAAAGCagtattttatatcatttcaatgttttttgctatgaaaatataatcaaaaatgttttaaaaatctatcaGATTTTCTATGTAATTTCAGTATTAAAGTAGTACATTAcgtgttttaatttaatttgcatatttttacatattttattattgataTTCTTTATGTATTCCATTTTAGCATATTTGTATATAATTGGGACAAATGTTTATGTTATATGTTGTATATATAATTATTAAATTCTTTTTGTAGTGTTCATTATTATGTAAATTCACATCATGAATAACAGCACTGCAAAGCTTGCACCTCTTTGGTTAATTTGTGGCTTTGATCAGTTTCTTTCCGATTTtgtgcagctgctgttttaaaaataactgactCGACGTCTTGTttctgaatctgtctgtcttctttttcagGAATCATCCCAATCAGTCCCTGCGTCCCTGGTTTTATTTTCCCTGAGTGACAAAGTTTGATGTAAGCATCAGCAACTCTTCAACAATACATCTATCACCGTCATTTGCTTTTAGTGTTGGAAAATTGTGTGAAACCGTCGTGAAACACTGAACTGATCAGTTAGTTTACCGTATATATGTTGATGCATGATCTGATGACAATAAAACACTTACAGATAACCTGTGCAAATAACTGAATTGGATGCTTTCTagacttttatttaaatattttatgggggaaaatgaatgattattttttaaatttgtttttacaattgAATATTGGTGAAAACTAAACCAGTAGTAAACGATATACTGATCCAGCAGCTATTACAACTTGCACCGGGAACACCTGATTTTGATGAATGTGTCGTAATCATCCTGACGATCAGAGAAAAGTgacctctgtgtttgtgtttcagatcaGCATCTTCATACAGCGAAGCAGCAGCTCACCATGATGGAAGAGGAGATCAGCGAGGACCGGGCCAAGCTGAAGCAGGGCCTGGTCAAAGTGCTCCAGTGCGTGGCCACCATCTCCTCAGCGGCCGCCGTGGTTAACCCCATTTTCGGCGTGGCCGGCTCGCTGATCCGGGTGGTGCTGCACCACGTGGACGACGAGGACATCCGCACCCTGAAGCGCGAGTTCGGCTCGGTGAACCGGGCGCTGGACGAGCTCTCCCAGCAGAACCGCAACACGCTGGTGCAGATCAAGAAGGAGACGCTGGACGGCCAGTACTGCCGCGTGGAGGAGAACCTCAAGAACCAGTTCAGGAAGTTCATGGAGATGGTGGAGGCACGGCCGGAGCACCGTGAGCGCAAGAAGGACGACTTCGAGGAGAGCTACTCCAACGACTTGGGCGACCAGAACCTGCACACGCTCTACGACGGCGTCGTGGGCAAACCAAAGCTCTTCAGCAGACCCATCCTGGAGGTGTAC
This genomic stretch from Amphiprion ocellaris isolate individual 3 ecotype Okinawa chromosome 9, ASM2253959v1, whole genome shotgun sequence harbors:
- the LOC111578020 gene encoding protein rapunzel-like; this encodes MMEEEISEDRAKLKQGLVKVLQCVATISSAAAVVNPIFGVAGSLIRVVLHHVDDEDIRTLKREFGSVNRALDELSQQNRNTLVQIKKETLDGQYCRVEENLKNQFRKFMEMVEARPEHRERKKDDFEESYSNDLGDQNLHTLYDGVVGKPKLFSRPILEVYLKHSQGDRHTMERLCTRLTYLFCIGLIALMGYAAIIGDDEEGLSEEWAEKMEHVQEKMQEALCRCK